The following proteins are encoded in a genomic region of Clostridium kluyveri:
- a CDS encoding efflux RND transporter permease subunit, protein MGLIRAAIKNKKIVLFLVAVIIIGGFYCYYITPKQESPDVSSPAAMITTIYPGASPGDIEKLVTKKIEDKVEEIDGYDYVESYSKNSASIVIIYLNNDTDKDKAWRDLRDKIKDLKSDLPEGCQDSKINTNLTETAGMIISVSGKNYSYEQLGNYAEDIKKQLSDISGISRFDVDGKQDKQVKVEVDWSKINKYSISIEDVCSVLKAQNIDIPSGSLDLSTGKIKVNTPGTFTSLQDIENTIVGVSSTTGETMKIKDIAKVYMDYDDDSELKFTDNGTGTVLLAGYFENNKNIVLIGDDVKKKLDEIKKQLPKDLTIDEVTFQPEDVSDSVSFFMKNLREGVILVIITVLIGMGLRNSLVVSAVIPISIAMSFVVMNVLGIKVEQMSTTALIIALGILVDDAVVIGDVIQVGIDQGMTGDKAALHGIKRLFVPVFTSTLIIVGAFAPLLTIPGAVGEFLKSLPQVVMICVTCSYLSALFVTPAMASLVFKKSKKVNRESKVRRMFHRLLTYGLSHKKTVVMAAIGVFVVSICIMKTLGMQFFPYVDKNIVYIDISNEKVDDINSTANLVKHVEDILKTQKEVTGYTSAVGGGMPKFYITLPTVALSKDTAQIMVRVNIDKTKKFETRQELAEHIQGLLDSKIYEGTATVKLLEQAEPTGAPIRLRLTGDDLDKIYAASNKIQQQLKDIPGTLNVRDDAAKKTYEYEVNIDDTKASQLGLLKSDILQQINIALSGYSSSVYRKNGSEYEILVKTNISSVKDLENLQIKSSVTNNKVLLSQVADISLSPELDQIKHYKKDKTVTVYSDIKTGYNSVDVENTLSEKIDKMDLNGVKVIYDGEKYQIQKNFTSLAIAGAFTILIIYVLLFIQFKSFIQPLIIMCSLPLSLMGVVIGLLIFKMPLSLTAVMGIISLIGVVIRNAILLIEYIHDGRDEGLSIDEACLQAVSQRFRPIILSSTATITGLIPLAFSKSALFGPMSVTIMFGLLTATFLTFIVVPVVYSLITAKIKQRLVNKNLEI, encoded by the coding sequence ATGGGATTAATTAGAGCTGCCATAAAAAATAAAAAAATAGTACTGTTTTTAGTAGCTGTAATCATTATAGGCGGTTTTTACTGCTACTACATAACTCCTAAGCAAGAAAGTCCAGATGTTTCATCCCCAGCGGCCATGATTACTACAATATATCCTGGTGCTTCTCCAGGTGATATAGAAAAATTGGTTACAAAGAAGATTGAAGACAAGGTTGAGGAGATAGATGGTTATGATTATGTAGAGTCATATTCAAAAAATAGTGCTTCCATAGTTATTATATATTTAAACAATGATACGGATAAGGATAAAGCCTGGAGAGATTTGAGAGACAAAATTAAAGATTTAAAGTCTGATCTTCCAGAAGGATGCCAGGATAGTAAAATAAATACTAACCTCACAGAAACAGCTGGTATGATTATAAGTGTATCTGGTAAAAACTATTCTTATGAACAACTTGGAAATTATGCAGAGGACATAAAAAAACAATTAAGTGATATAAGTGGTATTTCAAGGTTTGATGTAGATGGAAAGCAGGATAAACAAGTAAAGGTAGAAGTGGACTGGAGTAAAATAAATAAATATTCTATTTCCATTGAAGATGTATGCAGTGTATTAAAAGCACAAAATATAGATATTCCCTCGGGATCTTTAGACCTAAGTACGGGAAAAATAAAGGTTAATACACCAGGTACGTTTACTTCCCTGCAGGATATAGAAAATACTATTGTAGGAGTTTCAAGCACCACTGGAGAAACTATGAAAATTAAAGATATAGCAAAAGTATATATGGATTATGATGATGATTCTGAATTGAAATTTACTGATAATGGAACTGGTACAGTGCTATTGGCAGGATATTTTGAGAATAATAAGAATATAGTACTTATAGGTGATGATGTAAAGAAAAAACTAGATGAGATAAAAAAGCAGCTGCCAAAGGATTTAACCATAGATGAAGTTACATTTCAACCTGAAGATGTAAGTGATTCAGTTTCATTTTTCATGAAAAATCTCAGAGAGGGTGTTATTCTCGTAATTATAACAGTTCTCATAGGAATGGGGCTTAGAAATTCTTTAGTAGTATCTGCAGTTATTCCTATATCTATAGCAATGTCTTTTGTGGTAATGAATGTGCTTGGAATTAAAGTGGAGCAGATGTCCACTACAGCACTTATTATAGCTCTTGGAATACTGGTAGATGATGCTGTTGTAATAGGAGATGTTATACAGGTAGGAATAGATCAGGGTATGACAGGGGATAAGGCTGCCTTGCATGGTATAAAAAGATTATTTGTACCTGTGTTTACCTCCACATTAATTATTGTAGGAGCTTTTGCTCCACTACTCACAATACCTGGGGCAGTAGGAGAATTTTTAAAATCATTGCCTCAAGTGGTAATGATATGTGTAACCTGTTCTTACCTATCGGCGTTATTTGTAACTCCTGCTATGGCTTCTTTAGTCTTTAAGAAAAGTAAAAAGGTGAACAGGGAAAGTAAAGTTCGTAGAATGTTTCACAGGCTTTTAACTTATGGACTTTCACATAAAAAGACTGTTGTTATGGCAGCCATAGGGGTATTTGTAGTATCTATATGTATAATGAAAACCCTTGGAATGCAGTTTTTTCCTTATGTGGATAAAAATATAGTTTACATAGATATTTCAAATGAAAAGGTTGATGATATAAATAGTACAGCCAATTTGGTAAAACATGTAGAGGATATATTAAAAACACAAAAGGAGGTCACAGGATATACTTCAGCTGTAGGTGGTGGTATGCCGAAATTTTATATTACCTTGCCCACAGTGGCACTCTCAAAGGATACAGCACAAATCATGGTAAGGGTAAATATAGATAAGACTAAGAAATTTGAAACGAGACAGGAATTGGCTGAACATATACAAGGTCTATTAGATAGCAAAATTTATGAAGGTACAGCTACAGTAAAACTTTTGGAGCAAGCTGAACCAACAGGAGCACCTATAAGGCTAAGACTCACTGGAGATGACCTGGATAAAATTTATGCTGCCTCAAATAAAATACAACAGCAGTTAAAAGACATACCTGGAACTTTAAATGTAAGGGATGATGCGGCAAAAAAAACTTATGAATATGAAGTAAATATAGATGATACTAAAGCATCACAACTTGGTTTATTAAAATCTGATATACTGCAGCAGATAAATATTGCCTTAAGTGGCTATAGTAGTTCTGTGTATAGAAAAAATGGCAGTGAATATGAGATTTTAGTTAAAACTAATATTTCATCTGTGAAAGATCTCGAAAATTTGCAGATTAAATCAAGTGTTACCAATAATAAAGTGCTGTTATCACAGGTAGCAGACATTAGTCTTAGCCCGGAACTGGATCAAATAAAACATTACAAAAAGGATAAAACAGTAACAGTATATAGTGACATAAAGACGGGGTACAACTCAGTAGATGTAGAAAATACCCTAAGCGAAAAAATAGATAAGATGGACTTAAATGGTGTAAAGGTAATTTATGATGGAGAAAAGTATCAAATACAGAAAAACTTTACCAGTCTTGCCATAGCAGGAGCATTTACTATATTGATAATTTATGTACTCTTATTTATTCAATTTAAATCCTTTATACAGCCTCTTATAATAATGTGTTCTCTTCCATTATCATTAATGGGAGTAGTAATAGGACTTCTAATATTTAAAATGCCATTGTCCTTAACTGCTGTAATGGGGATAATAAGTCTTATCGGAGTAGTTATAAGAAATGCAATATTGCTTATAGAATATATACATGATGGAAGAGATGAAGGACTTTCTATAGATGAAGCTTGTCTTCAGGCTGTAAGCCAAAGATTTAGACCAATCATATTAAGTTCAACAGCAACTATTACAGGACTTATACCACTAGCATTTTCAAAAAGTGCATTATTTGGTCCAATGTCTGTAACTATAATGTTTGGTCTTTTAACAGCTACTTTTCTAACATTTATAGTTGTTCCAGTAGTATATTCCTTAATTACTGCCAAAATAAAACAGAGATTAGTAAACAAGAATCTAGAAATTTAA
- a CDS encoding efflux RND transporter periplasmic adaptor subunit, with product MKKIFLSFLCLAVVAIVLSGCGKGDDSEETGSKSYPVKILEMKNENYPVSLEYEGITGGSEVRKLSFKSSAKILKIYVYKGQHVKKGDNLVELDKSDLNFAMEASKSQMNAASAQYNKAVNGSQAEDINKAEIAVKNAQNNYSYYEDLYNKNVKLYESGAVSKQQVDDIRLQLDSSESALNSAKQSLQQLQNGSREEDKQALLAQLNTAKADYDSKVNLVQDASLTADIDGYVVDVLCREGEMQAAGNPVILLRSENQVVTVGLSEEDVKKITVGTKAQVKIDNTTVNGEIINIVQMADETSGTYSTQIKLLNPIDNSKFYIGEDVKVYINVGTKNSIWIPISSILNDGEDCVYVVQGGHAIRKNVTLGDTNEDKVSVEGLELGDKLVVQGMKNIKAGYKVTVK from the coding sequence GTGAAAAAAATATTTTTGTCCTTTTTATGTTTGGCTGTGGTTGCAATTGTACTAAGTGGATGCGGCAAAGGAGATGATTCAGAAGAAACTGGCAGCAAGAGTTATCCTGTAAAGATTTTGGAGATGAAAAATGAAAATTATCCTGTTTCTTTAGAATATGAGGGAATAACAGGAGGCAGCGAAGTGAGAAAGCTTTCTTTTAAAAGTTCTGCTAAGATTTTAAAAATATACGTATATAAGGGACAGCATGTAAAAAAAGGAGATAATCTAGTGGAGCTTGATAAAAGTGATTTGAATTTTGCAATGGAAGCTTCTAAATCACAGATGAATGCAGCTTCTGCACAGTATAATAAAGCAGTAAATGGTTCTCAAGCAGAAGATATAAATAAAGCTGAAATAGCAGTAAAGAATGCCCAAAATAATTATAGTTATTATGAAGATTTGTATAATAAAAATGTAAAATTATATGAAAGCGGCGCAGTTTCAAAGCAGCAGGTTGATGATATTAGACTTCAATTAGATAGCAGCGAAAGTGCCTTAAATAGTGCCAAGCAAAGCCTGCAGCAGCTTCAAAATGGTTCCAGAGAAGAAGATAAACAAGCTCTTTTAGCGCAATTAAATACAGCAAAAGCTGATTATGATTCAAAGGTTAACTTGGTTCAAGATGCCTCACTGACTGCAGATATTGATGGTTATGTAGTAGATGTACTTTGCAGGGAAGGTGAAATGCAGGCAGCTGGCAATCCTGTTATTCTATTAAGAAGTGAAAATCAGGTTGTTACTGTGGGACTATCTGAGGAGGATGTGAAGAAGATAACTGTTGGTACAAAAGCTCAGGTAAAGATAGATAATACTACAGTAAATGGAGAAATCATAAATATAGTTCAAATGGCAGATGAAACATCAGGTACATACAGTACTCAAATTAAGCTGTTAAATCCAATAGATAATAGTAAGTTTTATATAGGAGAAGACGTAAAAGTGTACATTAATGTGGGAACAAAAAATTCTATATGGATTCCTATTAGCAGTATTTTAAATGATGGAGAGGATTGTGTTTATGTAGTACAAGGTGGACATGCTATTAGAAAGAATGTGACCTTGGGAGATACAAACGAAGATAAAGTTTCAGTAGAAGGTTTAGAATTAGGCGATAAACTTGTTGTTCAAGGCATGAAGAATATAAAAGCTGGCTATAAAGTTACAGTAAAGTAA
- a CDS encoding TetR/AcrR family transcriptional regulator, which yields MEEKKLDRRIRKTKQSLFHALTKLMSKKKINNITVKELTDLADVNRSTFYHYYRDIFDMVDKIRTEFIDDFSKTYDKFSKEATTYDDLLSFFIYIFEFVQINAGIFKIFLCDDMDYTFIEKLKDAIKHYEIPLDDTSSELEAHYCMPFIISGCIGVIQQWLNNDMNASPKDMASIIVKML from the coding sequence ATGGAAGAAAAGAAATTGGATAGACGTATAAGAAAAACTAAACAAAGTCTGTTTCACGCCCTAACAAAACTCATGTCTAAGAAAAAAATTAATAATATCACAGTAAAGGAACTTACTGATTTAGCAGATGTCAATAGATCAACTTTTTATCATTATTACAGAGATATATTTGATATGGTGGATAAAATAAGAACTGAGTTCATTGATGATTTCAGCAAAACTTATGATAAATTTTCAAAAGAAGCCACCACCTATGATGATTTATTATCTTTTTTTATATATATTTTTGAGTTCGTTCAGATTAATGCTGGAATATTTAAAATATTTCTTTGTGATGATATGGACTATACTTTTATAGAAAAACTTAAGGATGCTATAAAACACTATGAAATTCCTCTAGATGATACATCCTCAGAATTAGAAGCTCACTATTGTATGCCTTTCATTATATCAGGATGTATCGGGGTAATACAACAGTGGTTGAATAATGATATGAATGCTTCTCCTAAAGATATGGCATCAATTATTGTTAAAATGCTTTAA